One genomic region from Osmerus eperlanus chromosome 6, fOsmEpe2.1, whole genome shotgun sequence encodes:
- the gnrh3 gene encoding gonadotropin-releasing hormone 3, giving the protein MDLSSRTVVNLVVLALVAQVTVSQHWSYGWLPGGKRSVGELEATIRMMGTGGVMSAPEETSLNALERLNPYDVLNDESNHFKTKKHQPNK; this is encoded by the exons ATGGATCTTAGCAGCAGAACGGTGGTGAATCTGGTGGTGTTGGCGCTGGTAGCTCAGGTAACTGTGTCCCAGCACTGGTCCTACGGGTGGCTaccaggggggaagaggagtgtTGGAGAGCTGGAGGCTACTATTAGG ATGATGGGTACAGGCGGTGTAATGTCTGCTCCTGAGGAAACAAGTCTCAATGCACTGGAAAGGCTGAATCCATATGATGTC CTTAATGATGAATCAAATCATTTCAAAACAAAGAAGCATCAGCCAAACAAATGA
- the LOC134022300 gene encoding receptor-type tyrosine-protein phosphatase epsilon-like isoform X1 → MVLFLVAGTTSFNNSSHENQTRENAPSEGTHVLPSTLVISLLLIIIVLLAVYLLRFRSHRKALVTSVDKKIPNGFLEEQGEQTVVLLPRSPSPSKRYFPIPLDSLEDEYRIRSADDCKLFREEFNSLPCCFHHGSFEEASKDTNREKNRYPNILPYDHSRVVLAQIDGHLGSDYINASYIDGFKERNKFIAAQGPKHDTVADFWRMVWEQKTATIVMLTNLKERKEEKCHQYWPEHGCWMYGNMRVAMEDFTVLVDYTIRKFCIQYQGSDGPRPPRLVTQLHFTSWPDFGVPFSPIGMLKFLKKVKTVNPSYAGPVVVHCSAGVGRTGTFIVIDAMIDMMHMEQRLDVFGFVTRIREQRCQLVQTDMQYSFIYQALLEYFLYGDTELDVCSLEGHLHMLHNTRAPLDRLGLEEEFRKLTNVRIMKENMRTGNLPANMKKNRVLQIIPYDFNRVILSVKRGQEFTDYINASFIDGYRQKDHFIATQGPLQHTVEDFWRMVWEWRCHSVVMLTELKEREQDKCFQYWPAEGSVTFGDYTLELTGDTLCDTFTLKDMVLTYRPEKQSRHVRHFHFHGWPEIGIPAEGKGMIDIVAAVQRQQQQSGNHPIIVHCSAGAGRTGTFIALSNILERVKAEGLLDVFQSVKSLRMQRPHMVQTVEQYDFCYRVVQDFVDIFSDYANFK, encoded by the exons ATGGTGTTGTTTCTGGTCGCAGGCACAACATCCTTTAACAACTCCTCCCATGAGAATCAGACCAGAG AAAATGCCCCCTCTGAGGGCACCCATGTGCTTCCGTCGACACTGGTcatatctctcctcctcatcatcatcgtcctccTCGCCGTCTACCTCCTAAG GTTCAGGAGCCACAGGAAGGCTCTTGTCACCTCAGTCGATAAGAAGATCCCCAATGGCTTCCTGGAAGAGCAAG gGGAACAGACCGTGGTTCTCCTGCCCagatctccttctccctccaagAGGTACTTCCCCATCCCTCTGGACTCTCTGGAGGACGAGTACCGGATACGCTCGGCCGACGACTGCAAGCTCTTCAGAGAGGAGTTCAAC tccttgCCTTGCTGCTTCCACCACGGTTCCTTTGAGGAGGCGAGCAAGGACACCAACAGGGAGAAGAATCGCTACCCCAACATCCTACCAT ACGACCACTCCAGAGTGGTGCTAGCTCAGATCGATGGACATTTGGGCTCAGACTACATCAACGCCTCATACATTGAT GGCTTTAAAGAGAGGAATAAATTCATCGCAGCTCAAG GTCCAAAGCATGACACAGTGGCTGACTTCTGGAGGATGGTCTGGGAGCAGAAGACTGCTACCATCGTAATGCTGACTAATctaaaagaaaggaaggag GAGAAGTGTCACCAGTACTGGCCTGAACATGGCTGCTGGATGTACGGCAACATGAGAGTAGCAATGGAAGACTTTACTGTCCTGGTGGACTATACCATCCGAAAGttctgtatacaatat cAGGGGAGCGACGGGCCCAGACCGCCTCGTCTGGTCACTCAGCTCCACTTCACCAGTTGGCCAGACTTTGGggtgcccttctcccccatcggCATGCTCAAGTTCCTCAAGAAGGTGAAGACGGTCAACCCTTCATACGCTGGACCCGTTGTGGTGCACTGCAG TGCGGGGGTGGGGCGGACCGGGACCTTCATCGTCATCGACGCCATGATCGACATGATGCACATGGAGCAGCGCCTGGACGTGTTCGGCTTCGTCACCAGGATACGAGAGCAGCGCTGTCAACTCGTCCAGACAGAT ATGCAGTACTCCTTCATCTACCAGGCTCTGTTGGAGTACTTCCTGTATGGGGACACAGAGCTGGATGTGTGCTCCCTGGAGGGTCATCTGCACATGCTCCACAACACCAGAGCTCCCCTTGACAGGCTGGGCCTGGAGGAAGAGTTCAGG AAGCTGACCAATGTCCGCATAATGAAGGAGAACATGAGAACAGGGAACCTTCCTGCCAACATGAAGAAGAACCGCGTGCTTCAGATCATTCCAT ACGACTTCAACCGGGTCATTCTATCAGTGAAAAGGGGGCAGGAGTTCACTGATTACATCAACGCTTCCTTCATCGAC GGCTACCGTCAGAAGGACCACTTCATCGCCACCCAGGGCCCCCTGCAGCACACGGTGGAGGACTTCTGGAGGATGGTGTGGGAGTGGAGGTGTCACTCCGTCGTCATGCTCACCGAGCTGAAGGAGCGGGAGCAG GACAAATGTTTCCAGTACtggccagcagagggcagtgtaACATTTGGAGATTACACCCTTGAGCTGACGGGTGACACACTCTGTGACACTTTTACTCTCAAGGACATGGTGCTCACATACAGACCG GAGAAGCAGTCTCGACACGTCCGTCACTTCCACTTCCACGGCTGGCCGGAGATCGGTATACCGGCGGAGGGGAAGGGAATGATTGACATTGTCGCTGCCGTGCAGAGGCAGCAACAACAGTCTGGAAACCACCCCATCATAGTTCACTGCAG TGCCGGCGCGGGTCGAACTGGGACCTTTATTGCTCTGAGTAACATTCTGGAGAGGGTGAAAGCTGAGGGCCTGCTGGACGTGTTCCAGTCAGTGAAGAGTTTACGCATGCAGAGACCTCACATGGTTCAAACAGTG GAACAATATGACTTCTGCTACAGAGTGGTTCAGGATTTTGTGGACATCTTCTCAGACTACGCCAATTTCAAATGA
- the LOC134022300 gene encoding receptor-type tyrosine-protein phosphatase epsilon-like isoform X2 has protein sequence MVLFLVAGTTSFNNSSHENQTRENAPSEGTHVLPSTLVISLLLIIIVLLAVYLLRFRSHRKALVTSVDKKIPNGFLEEQGEQTVVLLPRSPSPSKRYFPIPLDSLEDEYRIRSADDCKLFREEFNSLPCCFHHGSFEEASKDTNREKNRYPNILPYDHSRVVLAQIDGHLGSDYINASYIDGFKERNKFIAAQGPKHDTVADFWRMVWEQKTATIVMLTNLKERKEEKCHQYWPEHGCWMYGNMRVAMEDFTVLVDYTIRKFCIQYGSDGPRPPRLVTQLHFTSWPDFGVPFSPIGMLKFLKKVKTVNPSYAGPVVVHCSAGVGRTGTFIVIDAMIDMMHMEQRLDVFGFVTRIREQRCQLVQTDMQYSFIYQALLEYFLYGDTELDVCSLEGHLHMLHNTRAPLDRLGLEEEFRKLTNVRIMKENMRTGNLPANMKKNRVLQIIPYDFNRVILSVKRGQEFTDYINASFIDGYRQKDHFIATQGPLQHTVEDFWRMVWEWRCHSVVMLTELKEREQDKCFQYWPAEGSVTFGDYTLELTGDTLCDTFTLKDMVLTYRPEKQSRHVRHFHFHGWPEIGIPAEGKGMIDIVAAVQRQQQQSGNHPIIVHCSAGAGRTGTFIALSNILERVKAEGLLDVFQSVKSLRMQRPHMVQTVEQYDFCYRVVQDFVDIFSDYANFK, from the exons ATGGTGTTGTTTCTGGTCGCAGGCACAACATCCTTTAACAACTCCTCCCATGAGAATCAGACCAGAG AAAATGCCCCCTCTGAGGGCACCCATGTGCTTCCGTCGACACTGGTcatatctctcctcctcatcatcatcgtcctccTCGCCGTCTACCTCCTAAG GTTCAGGAGCCACAGGAAGGCTCTTGTCACCTCAGTCGATAAGAAGATCCCCAATGGCTTCCTGGAAGAGCAAG gGGAACAGACCGTGGTTCTCCTGCCCagatctccttctccctccaagAGGTACTTCCCCATCCCTCTGGACTCTCTGGAGGACGAGTACCGGATACGCTCGGCCGACGACTGCAAGCTCTTCAGAGAGGAGTTCAAC tccttgCCTTGCTGCTTCCACCACGGTTCCTTTGAGGAGGCGAGCAAGGACACCAACAGGGAGAAGAATCGCTACCCCAACATCCTACCAT ACGACCACTCCAGAGTGGTGCTAGCTCAGATCGATGGACATTTGGGCTCAGACTACATCAACGCCTCATACATTGAT GGCTTTAAAGAGAGGAATAAATTCATCGCAGCTCAAG GTCCAAAGCATGACACAGTGGCTGACTTCTGGAGGATGGTCTGGGAGCAGAAGACTGCTACCATCGTAATGCTGACTAATctaaaagaaaggaaggag GAGAAGTGTCACCAGTACTGGCCTGAACATGGCTGCTGGATGTACGGCAACATGAGAGTAGCAATGGAAGACTTTACTGTCCTGGTGGACTATACCATCCGAAAGttctgtatacaatat GGGAGCGACGGGCCCAGACCGCCTCGTCTGGTCACTCAGCTCCACTTCACCAGTTGGCCAGACTTTGGggtgcccttctcccccatcggCATGCTCAAGTTCCTCAAGAAGGTGAAGACGGTCAACCCTTCATACGCTGGACCCGTTGTGGTGCACTGCAG TGCGGGGGTGGGGCGGACCGGGACCTTCATCGTCATCGACGCCATGATCGACATGATGCACATGGAGCAGCGCCTGGACGTGTTCGGCTTCGTCACCAGGATACGAGAGCAGCGCTGTCAACTCGTCCAGACAGAT ATGCAGTACTCCTTCATCTACCAGGCTCTGTTGGAGTACTTCCTGTATGGGGACACAGAGCTGGATGTGTGCTCCCTGGAGGGTCATCTGCACATGCTCCACAACACCAGAGCTCCCCTTGACAGGCTGGGCCTGGAGGAAGAGTTCAGG AAGCTGACCAATGTCCGCATAATGAAGGAGAACATGAGAACAGGGAACCTTCCTGCCAACATGAAGAAGAACCGCGTGCTTCAGATCATTCCAT ACGACTTCAACCGGGTCATTCTATCAGTGAAAAGGGGGCAGGAGTTCACTGATTACATCAACGCTTCCTTCATCGAC GGCTACCGTCAGAAGGACCACTTCATCGCCACCCAGGGCCCCCTGCAGCACACGGTGGAGGACTTCTGGAGGATGGTGTGGGAGTGGAGGTGTCACTCCGTCGTCATGCTCACCGAGCTGAAGGAGCGGGAGCAG GACAAATGTTTCCAGTACtggccagcagagggcagtgtaACATTTGGAGATTACACCCTTGAGCTGACGGGTGACACACTCTGTGACACTTTTACTCTCAAGGACATGGTGCTCACATACAGACCG GAGAAGCAGTCTCGACACGTCCGTCACTTCCACTTCCACGGCTGGCCGGAGATCGGTATACCGGCGGAGGGGAAGGGAATGATTGACATTGTCGCTGCCGTGCAGAGGCAGCAACAACAGTCTGGAAACCACCCCATCATAGTTCACTGCAG TGCCGGCGCGGGTCGAACTGGGACCTTTATTGCTCTGAGTAACATTCTGGAGAGGGTGAAAGCTGAGGGCCTGCTGGACGTGTTCCAGTCAGTGAAGAGTTTACGCATGCAGAGACCTCACATGGTTCAAACAGTG GAACAATATGACTTCTGCTACAGAGTGGTTCAGGATTTTGTGGACATCTTCTCAGACTACGCCAATTTCAAATGA